From one Bos indicus isolate NIAB-ARS_2022 breed Sahiwal x Tharparkar chromosome 16, NIAB-ARS_B.indTharparkar_mat_pri_1.0, whole genome shotgun sequence genomic stretch:
- the MEGF6 gene encoding multiple epidermal growth factor-like domains protein 6 isoform X4, whose product MEAPWRRGGLAALWYLGLLGSLARVAGVHYRYLWRGCYPCHLGQAGYPVSSGDPRPDVDECQVHNGGCQHRCVNTPGSYFCECKPGFRLHADGRTCLAINSCAVGNGGCQHNCVQLTVTQHRCQCRPEFQLQEDGRRCVRRNPCADRNGGCMHRCRALRGLAHCECRAGYQLAVDRKACEDVDECATGLAQCAHGCLNTHGSFKCVCNAGYELGADGRQCYRIEMEIVNSCEADNGGCSHGCSHSSAGPVCTCPHGYELDEDQRTCIDVDDCAASPCCQQVCTNSPGGYECSCYAGYRLSADGCGCEDVDECASGRGGCEHHCANLAGSFQCSCEAGYQLDEDRRGCTSLELPELVLDGHLPLGRPPLHVAVLQDELPHLFQDDYVGAEEEEAEARGEHTLQEKYVCLDDTFGPDCSLTCDDCRNGGTCLPTLDSCDCPDGWTGLVCNETCPPDTFGKNCSFSCSCQNGGTCDPVTGACRCPPGVGGAHCEDGCPKGFYGKHCRKKCHCANRGRCHRLYGACLCDPGLYGRFCHLACPPWAFGPGCSEECKCEQQNTRACDKRDGSCACKAGFRGEWCQDECQPGFFGPGCRQACTCPPGVACDPVSGECGKQCPAGYHGEDCGQECPAGTFGQNCSGSCSCGDAPCDRVTGQCLCPPGRTGDDCGADCPEGRWGLGCQEICPPCEHGAACVPETGACLCRPGFMGSRCQDACPAGWFGPGCQTQCSCANDGLCHPVTGRCSCAPGWTGLSCQRACDSGHWGPDCSFACNCSAGHGGCDAVSGLCVCEAGYVGPRCEQRCPQGYFGPGCGRQCQCEHGAACDHVSGACTCPAGWRGTFCERACPAGFFGVDCGHACDCSAGVPCDPVSGSCLCPSGRQGPRCAQTCPAHMFGHNCSQACSCFNGASCDPVHGQCHCGPGWTGPTCLQACPEGLYGEDCQHSCLCQNGGSCDPVSGHCTCPEGWAGLACEKECLPGVFEVGCPHSCGCLNGGLCDPHTIHCLCPAGWTGDKCQSSCPEGTFGVRCEERCACRWGAACHAVTGDCLCPPGWRGSRCESACPPGWFGEACAQRCQCPPGAACHHVTGECHCPPGFTGPSCEQACPPGTFGERCGQQCHCPGENQACHPASGTCACAPGYHGAGCQQRCPPGRFGPGCELLCGCLNGGSCDAVTGACRCPAGFLGTDCSLACPHGRFGPGCAYVCGCGQGAACDPVTGSCSCPPGRTGVHCEHGCPQNRFGVNCEHACSCRNGGLCHATNGSCSCGLGWTGPHCELACPAGRYGAACSLECSCHNHGACEPTSGACRCGPGFYGQACEHSCPPGFHGAGCQQTCQCQHGAPCDPVSGQCLCPAGLHGQFCERGCELGSFGEGCGQQCDCELGVPCDPVTGHCLCPPGRTGTTCDLGCRRGFFGPGCALHCSCGGGADCDPVSGQCLCMDGYTGPTCQQGGPSQLPESPSPALGPAALQPASHQTRAQQQPREALAQGQPPLRLGSQGPLRGPGGFGVH is encoded by the exons CCATCAACTCCTGCGCCGTGGGCAATGGTGGCTGCCAGCACAACTGCGTCCAGCTCACAGTGACCCAGCACCGCTGCCAATGCCGGCCCGAGTTCCAGCTCCAGGAGGATGGCAGGCGCTGCGTCC GGAGAAACCCATGCGCAGACAGGAATGGCGGCTGCATGCACAGGTGCCGGGCACTCCGGGGCCTTGCCCACTGCGAGTGCCGCGCGGGCTACCAGCTGGCAGTAGACCGCAAGGCCTGCGAAG ATGTGGATGAATGTGCCACGGGCCTGGCCCAGTGTGCACACGGCTGCCTCAACACGCACGGCTCCTTCAAGTGTGTGTGCAATGCGGGCTACGAGCTGGGTGCTGATGGCCGGCAGTGCTACC GGATCGAGATGGAGATTGTGAACAGCTGTGAGGCAGACAACGGCGGCTGCTCCCACGGCTGCAGCCACAGCAGCGCGGGCCCCGTCTGCACCTGCCCCCATGGCTACGAGCTGGATGAGGACCAGAGGACGTGTATCG ACGTCGACGACTGTGCCGCCTCCCCCTGCTGCCAGCAGGTTTGCACCAACAGCCCCGGTGGCTACGAGTGCAGCTGCTATGCTGGCTACCGGCTCAGTGCGGATGGCTGCGGGTGTGAGG ACGTGGACGAGTGCGCCTCTGGCCGCGGTGGCTGCGAGCACCACTGTGCCAACCTGGCCGGCTCCTTCCAGTGCTCCTGTGAGGCCGGCTACCAGCTGGACGAGGACCGCAGGGGTTGCACCT CCCTGGAGCTGCCCGAGCTGGTCCTGGACGGCCACCTCCCCCTCGGGCGCCCCCCTCTGCACGTCGCGGTGCTCCAGGACGAGCTGCCCCACCTCTTCCAAGACGACTACGTCGGGGCTGAGGAGGAAGAGGCCGAGGCACGGGGCGAACACACACTGCAGGAAAAGTATG TCTGCCTGGACGACACCTTTGGCCCAGACTGCAGCTTGACCTGTGATGACTGCAGGAATGGGGGAACCTGCCTCCCCACGTTGGACAGCTGTGACTGCCCCGACGGCTGGACCGGGCTCGTCTGCAACGAGA CTTGTCCTCCGGACACCTTCGGGAAGAACTGCAGCTTCTCCTGCAGCTGTCAGAACGGCGGGACCTGTGACCCTGTGACGGGGGCCTGCCGCTGCCCCCCAGGGGTCGGCGGAGCCCACTGTGAGGACG GCTGCCCCAAAGGCTTCTATGGCAAGCACTGCCGTAAGAAGTGCCACTGTGCCAACCGGGGCCGCTGCCACCGCCTCTACGGGGCCTGCCTCTGTGACCCGGGGCTCTACGGCCGCTTCTGCCACCTGG CCTGCCCGCCATGGGCCTTTGGGCCAGGCTGCTCAGAGGAGTGCAAGTGTGAGCAGCAGAATACGCGTGCGTGTGATAAGAGGGATGGCAGCTGTGCCTGCAAGGCGGGCTTCAGGGGCGAGTGGTGCCAGGATG aGTGCCAGCCGGGCTTCTTTGGGCCAGGGTGCCGGCAGGCGTGCACCTGCCCCCCGGGCGTGGCCTGCGACCCTGTCAGTGGCGAGTGTGGGAAGCAGTGTCCCGCTGGTTACCACGGGGAGGACTGCGGCCAAG AGTGCCCAGCAGGGACGTTTGGCCAGAACTGCTCAGGCTCCTGCTCCTGTGGGGACGCCCCCTGCGACCGGGTCACAGGGCAATGTCTGTGCCCCCCGGGGAGGACCGGGGACGACTGTGGGGCAG ATTGTCCCGAGGGCCGCTGGGGGCTTGGCTGCCAGGAGATCTGCCCGCCGTGTGAGCACGGTGCCGCCTGTGTGCCGGAGACTGGAGCCTGCCTGTGCCGCCCCGGCTTCATGGGCAGCCGCTGCCAGGATG CCTGCCCTGCTGGCTGGTTTGGACCTGGCTGCCAGACGCAGTGCTCCTGTGCCAACGATGGGCTCTGCCACCCAGTGACCGGCCGGTGCAGCTGCGCCCCTGGGTGGACCGGCCTCAGCTGCCAGAGAG CCTGTGACAGCGGCCACTGGGGCCCCGACTGCAGCTTCGCCTGCAACTGCAGTGCAGGCCACGGGGGCTGTGACGCCGTCAgcggcctgtgtgtgtgtgaagccgGCTACGTGGGCCCGCGGTGTGAGCAGC GGTGTCCCCAGGGCTACTTCGGGCCGGGCTGTGGGCGGCAGTGCCAGTGCGAGCACGGGGCGGCCTGTGACCATGTCAGCGGGGCCTGCACCTGCCCTGCCGGCTGGAGGGGCACCTTCTGTGAGCGAG CCTGCCCAGCCGGCTTCTTTGGAGTGGACTGTGGCCATGCCTGTGACTGCAGTGCCGGAGTCCCCTGTGATCCTGTGAGCGGCTCCTGCCTCTGTCCTTCCGGCCGCCAGGGCCCCCGCTGTGCCCAGA CCTGCCCAGCCCACATGTTCGGCCACAACTGCAGCCAGGCCTGCTCCTGCTTTAATGGGGCCTCCTGTGACCCTGTCCACGGGCAGTGCCACTGTGGCCCTGGCTGGACGGGGCCCACCTGCCTGCAGG CCTGCCCAGAGGGCCTCTATGGTGAGGACTGTCAGCACTCCTGCCTGTGCCAGAATGGGGGCAGCTGTGACCCTGTCTCAGGACACTGCACCTGCCCAGAGGGCTGGGCCGGCCTGGCCTGTGAGAAGG AGTGCCTCCCGGGGGTCTTTGAAGTTGGCTGCCCGCACAGCTGCGGGTGCCTCAACGGTGGCCTCTGTGATCCGCACACCATCCACTGCCTCTGCCCAGCCGGCTGGACCGGGGACAAGTGCCAGAGCT CCTGTCCCGAGGGCACCTTTGGGGTCCGCTGTGAGGAGCGCTGCGCCTGCCGGTGGGGGGCCGCCTGCCACGCCGTCACTGGGGACTGCCTCTGTCCCCCGGGGTGGAGGGGCTCGCGGTGTGAGAGCG CCTGCCCACCCGGCTGGTTTGGAGAGGCCTGTGCCCAGCGCTGCCAGTGCCCCCCGGGCGCCGCCTGCCACCACGTCACCGGGGAGTGTCACTGTCCCCCGGGCTTCACGGGGCCCAGCTGTGAGCAAG CCTGCCCACCTGGCACCTTTGGGGAGCGCTGTGGGCAGCAGTGCCACTGCCCCGGCGAGAACCAGGCCTGCCACCCCGCCTCGGGGACCTGCGCGTGTGCCCCCGGCTACCACGGCGCCGGCTGCCAGCAAC GGTGCCCACCAGGGCGGTTTGGGCCTGGCTGTGAGCTGCTGTGTGGGTGTCTCAATGGGGGCTCTTGTGACGCGGTCACTGGGGCCTGCCGCTGCCCCGCCGGATTCCTTGGGACTGACTGCAGCCTCG CCTGTCCACACGGCCGCTTTGGCCCTGGCTGCGCCTACGTGTGCGGGTGTGGGCAGGGGGCGGCCTGTGACCCCGTGACCGGCAGCTGCTCCTGTCCGCCTGGGAGGACCGGCGTCCACTGCGAGCACG GCTGCCCCCAGAATCGGTTTGGTGTGAATTGTGAGCATGCGTGCTCCTGCAGGAATGGGGGCCTGTGTCACGCCACCAACGGCAGCTGTTCCTGTGGCCTGGGCTGGACTGGGCCACACTGCGAGCTGG cctgccccGCCGGGCGCTACGGTGCCGCCTGCAGCCTCGAGTGCTCCTGCCACAACCACGGGGCCTGTGAGCCCACGTCGGGGGCCTGCCGCTGCGGCCCCGGCTTCTACGGCCAGGCCTGCGAGCACT cCTGTCCCCCCGGCTTCCATGGGGCTGGCTGCCAGCAGACGTGCCAGTGTCAGCATGGCGCCCCCTGCGACCCTGTCAGCGGCCAGTGCCTCTGCCCTGCTGGCCTCCATGGCCAGTTCTGCGAGCGGG GGTGTGAGCTGGGCTCGTTCGGAGAGGGCTGCGGCCAGCAGTGTGACTGCGAGCTTGGGGTGCCCTGTGACCCCGTCACCGGCCACTGCCTGTGCCCCCCTGGGCGCACAGGGACCACCTGTGACCTGG gCTGCAGGAGGGGCTTCTTCGGGCCGGGCTGTGCCCTGCACTGCTCCTGTGGGGGTGGAGCCGACTGCGACCCTGTCAGCGGGCAGTGCCTCTGCATGGACGGCTACACAGGGCCCACGTGCCAGCAGG GTGGACCCTCCCAGCTCCCGGAGAGCCCATCTCCAGCCCTGGGCCCAG CGGCCCTACAACCAGCTTCCCACCAGACCCGGGCTCAGCAGCAGCCTAGAGAAGCACTAGCTCAGGGGCAGCCCCCACTGAGGCTTGGCTCCCAGGGGCCACTGAGGGGACCTGGGGGCTTTGGTGTCCACTGA